The genomic window GGGCCGCATCACCGAGATCTACGGCCCTGAGTCAGGCGGCAAGACCACCCTGGCGCTCGCCATCATCGCGCAGGCGCAGAAGGCCGGCGGCACGGCGGCTTTTATCGACGCCGAGCACGCGCTCGATCCAGTGTATGCCCGTGCGCTGGGCGTGAATACCGATGAATTGCTGGTGTCGCAACCTGACAACGGCGAGCAGGCGCTAGAGATCATGGAACTGCTGGTCCGCAGCGGCGCGGTCGATATCGTGGTGGTGGACAGCGTGGCGGCCCTGACGCCGCGCGCGGAAATCGAGGGCGACATGGGCGACAGCCTGCCGGGTCTGCAGGCCCGCCTGATGAGCCAGGCACTGCGCAAACTCGCTGGCATCCTGTCCAAGACCGATACGGCCGCGATCTTCATCAACCAGGTGCGTGAGAAGATCGGCGTGATGTACGGCAATCCCGAGACCACGACTGGCGGCAAGGCGCTGAAGTTCTACGCCACCATGCGGCTGGACGTGCGCAAGATCGGCCAGCCGAACAAGGAAGGCAACGAAGCGGTGTCGAACACCGTGAAGATCAAGGTGATCAAGAACAAGGTCGCGCCGCCCTTCAAGGAGGTCGAGCTGACCCTCGGGTACGGCACCGGGTTCGATCAGCTGTCCGATCTGGTGACGCTGGCCGCCGACATGGACATCGTGAAGAAGGCGGGCAGCTTTTACAGCTACGGCGACGAGCGCATCGGGCAGGGCAAGGACAAGGCCATCGCGTACATCAAAGAGCGCCCGGCGCTCGAGCAGGAACTGCGCGAGAAGGTCACACTGCACATCCTCAGCAACCAGGGAGCGGCCGCCGCGGCCGTCTCGGGTGAGCCGCCGCTGGACGCCGCGGTCAACTGAACAGTACAGCAGAGGGCGGGCGGTCTGATGACCGCCCGCCCTCTGCTATTCCAGCGCGCTGCACGGAACAGTCGGCGTCCCACCACTCCTCGCCGCATGGGACATCTCTGCAGCACGACCAATTTGGTCACCCATACCCCGCCTCCAGAACAGTTACCTTCAGGGTGGATGGCAGGCGCGCCCGATCCGCAGCGCGGACAGCATATGTTAAGGCCACCCCTCTAAACGTCGTCCTACAGTTTCGTAGAACGCCACCGTCACCGAACTGCCGTGTCATTTTCACTAGATTGGGTCTGGACAGCAGGACGTCAAGGAGAACATCAGCAAGGTACCTGCTGATCCAGGGACCGCACCATTCGCCTGCTTTCGAACGCCCCGCCGTAGAGCAGCCCTGAGGTCACCACTGCAACCCGGCAAGCCCGCTCGCACACCGACACCGGGCAGATTCGGCAGTGCTTTCTGGAGGCGCGCTGAGGACGCGGTCGGCAGCAACCCGCTCAAATCTCCGGTGAGTGTGGTGATTCAGCGCCGAACTCGTCGCGGGTTCCGCAACGATTCACCTGCTACAGCGGACAGGGCACGTCCGTCTGAGCAGCTCTACACTACACACATGATGCTGATGGGACTGGGGCTGGTGGTGCTCGCAATTATCATGGGAACGGCCCTGCGGCTGCTGCAGTCGCTGACCCCGCACCCGGCCGGCGACCGTGCGAAGGCGCGCCGCGCCGCGCCGACGCCCGGGCTGAACGTGGCGGACGTGAAACGCACGCTGATGGAGAACCTCGCTCGGGCGCAGCAGAGCGGCGATCCGCTGTGGCTGTACGACGCGTCTGCCGCACTGACGGATTACCTGCCGACCACGTTGGCACTGCACGCCCAGACGCACGGCGCAGCGGTCACGCCCGAGCTGGAAGCGGCACTGGCAAATATCGTGCGCATCGCCACCGCCCGGCAGGCGCGCCCGGACACCGACGCCTGGCAGATTCAGCAGCGCTTTCTGCAGGCGCGTGCGGAAGAAGCGGGCGCAGCCACGAGCGATCCGCTCAAACTCAAATAAGGGCAGCGATCCTGGCGACGCCCGTCTGAACACGCGGCGTGTGACGTATCGCCTCGCCGCACGCCTGAGCCCTGCTTCCCTCATTCCGCTCTTTCCAGAGATGAACATGAAACGACCGCCCGTCGCCCTCTGTCTGCTCACCAGTCTAGTGACCTGCGGCACTTCCACGTTGCTTGAATCTTCATTTGGAAGACGCCCGTCTTCTGAGCTGATCGGCCAGAGAATGACCCAGCTCTACGGTGGGCTCGCCCGTCGCACTTGGGGCGTTTGGGCAGGGTGCGGCCGTTCTTCGCCCGTCGTGCTTGGGGCGTTTCGCAGGAGTCATCCGGCCCTGGCAGGCGTTTCACCCGTCCCGCTTGGGGGATCGCCCCGAACACCCGCCCGTCTTGCTTGGGGCGTTTGGGCCGACGGTGCCCGTCCCTCTTGGGGCGTTCGTCCGTCCTGCTCGGGAAATTGACGGGTGGTGGGTGCCCGTCCTGCTTGGGGAATAGCCGTGGCAGTCGCCCGTTCCGCTTGGGGCGTTTCACCCGTCCCACTTAGGCGATCGCCCCGAACACCCGCCCGTCCTGTTCGGGGCGTCGGCGTTGACGCTGCCCGTCCCTCTTGGGGCGTTCGCCCGTCCGACTTGGGGAATTCATCAGAAAAACCTGCGCTGGGACACGGTCGCCTCGTTGCCCCTGATGATGTTTCATCAGTAGTTTTTTACTGCTTTTTACAGCTTGTAAAGAACAACAGCAGCG from Deinococcus ruber includes these protein-coding regions:
- the recA gene encoding recombinase RecA; this translates as MAKNDTPTKSISVSGTASDRNKALDTAMSQIEKQFGKGAIMKLGADTRLDIHAISTGSLSLDLALGIGGIAKGRITEIYGPESGGKTTLALAIIAQAQKAGGTAAFIDAEHALDPVYARALGVNTDELLVSQPDNGEQALEIMELLVRSGAVDIVVVDSVAALTPRAEIEGDMGDSLPGLQARLMSQALRKLAGILSKTDTAAIFINQVREKIGVMYGNPETTTGGKALKFYATMRLDVRKIGQPNKEGNEAVSNTVKIKVIKNKVAPPFKEVELTLGYGTGFDQLSDLVTLAADMDIVKKAGSFYSYGDERIGQGKDKAIAYIKERPALEQELREKVTLHILSNQGAAAAAVSGEPPLDAAVN